One stretch of Leadbetterella byssophila DSM 17132 DNA includes these proteins:
- a CDS encoding GRP family sugar transporter encodes MFIVDNYALAVVFCVITMICWGSWGNTQKLAGKSWRYELFYWDYVIGILLFSLISAFTLGSMGEQGRSFLPDLAQADAANLRSAFIGGIVFNAANILLSAAISIAGLSVAFPVGIGLALVLGVLINYFGSAKGDPVLLFSGVALVTVAIILNAIAYGKQAKESKKVSSLGLILSLVAGLLMSFFYRFVAAAMDLEDFVNPAVGKMTPYTAMFIFALGIFVSNFLFNTLIMKKPFVGEPVDYKAYFKGGFNIHLVGILGGLIWGLGNAFNLIAAGKAGAAVSYGLGQGATLVSALWGVFIWKEFKNAPKEANKYLYLMFILFLIGIALIIQAGSN; translated from the coding sequence ATGTTTATTGTAGATAACTATGCCTTAGCCGTAGTCTTCTGTGTTATCACCATGATCTGCTGGGGCAGTTGGGGGAATACGCAGAAACTTGCCGGGAAATCCTGGCGTTATGAGCTTTTTTACTGGGATTATGTGATAGGGATCCTACTATTTTCCTTGATTTCAGCCTTTACTTTAGGAAGTATGGGTGAGCAAGGGAGAAGTTTCCTGCCTGATTTAGCTCAGGCTGATGCAGCTAATTTACGCTCTGCGTTTATTGGAGGTATTGTCTTTAATGCTGCCAATATCCTTTTGTCGGCTGCTATATCTATAGCAGGCCTATCGGTAGCTTTTCCTGTGGGAATCGGGCTAGCTTTAGTTTTGGGAGTACTTATTAATTACTTCGGATCAGCTAAAGGTGATCCGGTTCTACTGTTTTCTGGAGTGGCATTGGTTACCGTCGCCATCATTTTGAACGCCATAGCTTATGGTAAGCAAGCTAAGGAATCAAAGAAGGTGTCCTCTCTAGGATTGATTCTTTCTTTAGTGGCCGGCCTTCTCATGTCTTTCTTCTACCGTTTTGTGGCTGCAGCCATGGATTTGGAAGATTTTGTAAATCCTGCAGTGGGAAAGATGACCCCTTATACGGCCATGTTCATCTTCGCTTTGGGAATCTTTGTTAGTAATTTCTTATTCAATACTCTGATTATGAAGAAGCCTTTTGTAGGAGAGCCAGTGGATTATAAAGCCTATTTCAAAGGAGGTTTTAACATCCATTTGGTGGGAATACTAGGCGGCTTAATCTGGGGTTTAGGGAATGCCTTTAACCTGATTGCAGCAGGAAAAGCAGGTGCTGCGGTCTCCTATGGTCTTGGTCAGGGTGCTACACTTGTGTCTGCCCTTTGGGGAGTATTTATTTGGAAAGAATTTAAGAACGCGCCGAAAGAGGCGAACAAGTATTTGTATCTCATGTTCATCCTGTTTTTGATAGGTATAGCACTTATCATACAAGCAGGCTCAAATTAG
- a CDS encoding SusC/RagA family TonB-linked outer membrane protein: protein MMCCCSLAFGQISGRVTDEAGEAVIGASVREKGTSNAAATDVDGKFSLNVKTGAILEVSFIGYEKAEVKVDGRSFYEIILSQDQTALEELVVIGYGTVKKKDLTGAVSVINTQALRDRNSKDIVSSLQGLASGVTVTSSGLPGQQASVRIRGLGSLTNNNPLFIVDGMIGGEAHLNPADVESIQVLKDASAAAIYGSRAANGVIIITTKKGQEGPMKVQFDANLSITDLPRYDLMDAATWKKYDDMAYDEAIRSGVAGVVRRQNHFDGNTDWQDEMLSTGVLQNYNLAFSGGSKSGKYFVAFNRMEDKGALYSTGYDRYGFRVNTSGQKGIFSYGENISFTRTNRKNLNGNPWANFIGISPTIPVRDENNPGGYGYGNPDRANNYGLNMVAMQDLRPQDNPENILKSNVFGQVVLFKDLTAKTNLAYTWYHGVTNTLRKTGNWTMGQGSDAAYLGYESYRSDDFLVEQTFNYKKQVGKHDIDAVAGATYNTFKGFTNWITKLNPLMVGDDYITSLDAATGNTSAGGSYQQARIMSYLGRINYSYDDKYLFQFTLRRDGTSRLPESTRWGNFASYSGAWRISKESFFQVPFISDLKIRASHGTLGNSSIGYWDYQAVINTAPRAVFGSPEIRVLGMTQSRLTNTDLVWERKTTTNVGFDAAFLNNKLTLSAEYFDAKSKDLLVYLPILMSSGNEGGNPAVNAGSLSNKGVEIDLGWRDQLTPDFQYSASLNLTKVKNKVLDLGYGRVEYFESLSKAEIGQPLGAFYLYKMLGIFQNEAEIQNYKNAAGKVIQPNARPGDIKYDDYNGDGIISSEDRQLVGNPWPKFELGLNLGASYKSFDLSINGYGRFGQDVWNGAAAAAGDFANNQNNFNGIVPWTAENPVNDRPRIVFGDSRNSRGDQDRWLEKGSFFRVSQIALGYSLPQKWVGTLGLDQVRAGVTLQNMLTFTKYSGLDPEFRDSGIFTIGADHMSFPNPRSVMFSLSLSF, encoded by the coding sequence ATGATGTGCTGCTGTAGTCTCGCTTTCGGACAAATCAGCGGTAGAGTGACGGATGAGGCCGGAGAGGCGGTCATCGGTGCCAGCGTAAGGGAAAAAGGTACTTCAAATGCTGCAGCTACAGATGTTGACGGGAAGTTTAGCCTTAATGTAAAGACAGGTGCTATCCTTGAAGTTAGCTTTATAGGATATGAGAAAGCAGAGGTGAAAGTAGACGGTAGAAGTTTCTACGAAATCATACTTTCCCAAGATCAGACCGCATTAGAAGAACTCGTGGTCATAGGGTACGGTACGGTAAAAAAGAAGGATTTAACAGGAGCAGTTTCAGTCATCAATACACAGGCATTAAGAGATAGAAATTCAAAGGACATCGTTAGCTCTTTGCAGGGTTTAGCATCCGGTGTAACCGTTACCTCCAGTGGTCTTCCCGGTCAGCAAGCCAGTGTACGTATTCGTGGTCTAGGAAGTTTGACAAATAATAACCCGCTTTTCATCGTAGACGGTATGATAGGTGGAGAAGCTCACCTTAACCCTGCAGATGTAGAATCTATTCAAGTATTGAAAGATGCCTCTGCCGCAGCTATCTATGGTTCTAGAGCGGCAAACGGTGTGATCATCATCACCACTAAGAAAGGTCAGGAAGGACCTATGAAGGTGCAGTTTGATGCTAACTTATCCATCACAGATCTTCCAAGATATGATTTGATGGATGCAGCGACCTGGAAGAAGTATGATGATATGGCGTATGATGAAGCCATTCGTTCAGGAGTAGCCGGCGTGGTACGTCGTCAAAATCACTTTGACGGTAATACCGACTGGCAAGATGAGATGCTAAGCACAGGCGTTTTACAGAACTACAACCTGGCCTTTTCGGGGGGCTCAAAGTCAGGTAAGTACTTTGTAGCTTTCAACCGTATGGAAGATAAAGGTGCTCTATACTCCACTGGATATGATCGCTACGGATTCCGTGTGAACACTAGCGGACAAAAAGGCATTTTCTCTTACGGTGAAAACATTTCATTCACGCGTACGAATAGAAAGAACCTCAACGGAAACCCATGGGCTAACTTCATAGGTATTTCACCAACTATTCCTGTACGTGACGAAAATAATCCTGGGGGCTATGGTTACGGTAATCCGGACAGAGCGAATAACTATGGACTGAACATGGTAGCCATGCAGGACCTTCGTCCACAAGATAATCCTGAAAATATCCTGAAGTCTAACGTTTTTGGACAGGTTGTACTTTTTAAGGATTTGACCGCAAAAACTAACTTAGCCTATACTTGGTATCATGGAGTTACAAATACGCTTCGTAAGACAGGAAACTGGACTATGGGACAGGGTTCTGATGCAGCTTATTTGGGTTATGAGAGCTACAGAAGTGATGATTTTCTAGTAGAACAGACTTTTAACTATAAGAAGCAAGTAGGTAAGCATGATATAGATGCCGTAGCCGGTGCCACGTATAATACTTTCAAAGGATTTACCAACTGGATCACGAAGTTGAATCCATTGATGGTAGGGGATGATTATATAACATCCTTAGATGCTGCTACGGGTAACACCTCTGCGGGAGGGAGCTATCAGCAAGCCAGAATCATGTCTTATTTAGGAAGGATTAATTATTCCTACGATGACAAATATCTGTTCCAATTTACTTTGAGAAGAGACGGGACATCACGCCTACCAGAAAGTACACGTTGGGGTAATTTCGCTTCTTATTCCGGAGCATGGAGGATCAGTAAAGAATCCTTCTTCCAGGTGCCTTTCATCAGTGATTTGAAGATTCGTGCCAGCCATGGTACCTTAGGAAACAGTAGCATAGGATACTGGGATTACCAGGCCGTGATTAACACTGCGCCTAGGGCGGTTTTCGGTTCTCCTGAAATCAGGGTTTTAGGGATGACACAATCCCGTCTAACTAACACTGATTTAGTGTGGGAAAGAAAAACCACTACAAACGTGGGATTTGACGCAGCCTTCTTAAACAATAAGCTAACCCTTAGTGCGGAATATTTTGATGCAAAAAGTAAAGATTTATTGGTGTATTTGCCTATCCTGATGTCTTCAGGTAATGAGGGTGGAAACCCCGCCGTAAATGCCGGATCATTATCTAATAAAGGTGTGGAGATAGATTTAGGATGGAGAGATCAATTAACTCCTGACTTCCAATATTCCGCTAGCCTTAATCTAACCAAAGTGAAAAACAAGGTCCTGGATTTAGGTTATGGACGAGTGGAGTATTTTGAATCTCTATCTAAAGCGGAAATTGGACAGCCTTTAGGTGCATTTTATCTCTATAAGATGTTAGGCATCTTCCAAAATGAAGCAGAGATCCAAAATTACAAGAATGCAGCAGGTAAGGTTATTCAGCCGAATGCTAGACCGGGAGATATCAAATATGATGATTACAATGGTGACGGCATTATTTCCTCTGAAGACAGACAGTTGGTAGGAAATCCTTGGCCAAAGTTTGAATTAGGATTGAATTTAGGAGCCTCTTATAAGAGCTTTGATTTGAGCATCAACGGTTACGGTCGTTTTGGACAGGATGTTTGGAACGGAGCCGCTGCAGCTGCTGGAGATTTTGCCAATAACCAAAATAACTTTAACGGCATAGTGCCTTGGACGGCGGAGAATCCTGTGAATGACAGACCTAGAATTGTATTCGGAGACTCGAGAAACAGTAGAGGAGACCAAGACAGATGGTTAGAAAAAGGTTCCTTCTTCCGCGTGAGTCAGATTGCTTTAGGTTATAGCCTTCCTCAAAAATGGGTAGGTACCTTGGGTCTTGACCAAGTTAGAGCAGGGGTAACACTTCAGAACATGTTGACCTTTACCAAGTATTCCGGTCTAGATCCTGAATTCAGAGACTCAGGCATCTTTACCATTGGTGCGGACCATATGTCCTTCCCTAATCCACGATCGGTAATGTTTTCACTATCCTTATCTTTTTAA